One window from the genome of Bacteroidota bacterium encodes:
- a CDS encoding DCC1-like thiol-disulfide oxidoreductase family protein: protein MFDLPKDKFVILFDGVCNFCNFWVNFIIDRDKNDKFRFASLQSDLGQETLSNLKLSQTDFDTFILLNGEKHYTSSSAGLRVARELGGFFGILYIFIIVPPFIRNGVYSLIAKNRYRFFGREEACRIPTPETRKKFLG from the coding sequence ATGTTTGATCTCCCAAAAGATAAGTTTGTAATCCTGTTCGATGGTGTATGTAATTTCTGCAATTTTTGGGTGAATTTTATAATTGACAGAGATAAGAACGATAAATTCCGGTTTGCATCGCTTCAGTCAGACCTTGGACAGGAAACCCTCTCCAATTTAAAACTCTCACAGACGGATTTTGATACATTTATACTTCTGAATGGAGAAAAACATTACACAAGTTCAAGTGCCGGTCTCAGGGTGGCGAGAGAACTGGGTGGCTTTTTCGGAATCTTATATATATTCATTATTGTTCCCCCTTTTATTAGAAACGGAGTCTATTCTCTTATAGCGAAAAACAGATACAGGTTTTTCGGCAGGGAAGAGGCGTGCAGAATTCCGACTCCTGAAACCCGGAAGAAATTTTTAGGCTGA
- a CDS encoding hemolysin family protein encodes METQLLLLGILILMSAFFSGTEMAYIVSNKLKIEIKAGKNNPGAKAAHYFINNPEKFFSTLLIGNNIANITFASISTIFLAERFGFNEFEILIISTMVILFFGELIPKYIGRELSTTMLIVFSIPMRGLYIVFYPLVKLASYFTLLISRKKSTSDSLLDLVRREDLQLLIEEGENAGNVNKKEGKAIRKLIEMQDQRVNEAMRPRTEIVGVEINSSLEEVIETFIESGYSKLPVYEDNLDNITGFVLAYDLFKQPAYLSEIVRQILNVPETKKSVDMLNDFLRERISIAVVIDEFGGTAGIVTAEDLIEEVFGEIKDEYDVEENVCRQTGDNEYLIGGDVEVDSINEKFDLGIPDGDYNTIGGFIMAETGNIPAQGEIVTAGIFRIHIIRSSARRIEMIKLSQIEDV; translated from the coding sequence ATGGAGACGCAACTTCTTCTTCTTGGAATATTGATTTTGATGAGTGCCTTCTTCTCGGGGACTGAAATGGCATACATTGTCTCCAACAAGCTCAAAATTGAGATAAAAGCAGGGAAGAACAATCCGGGTGCGAAGGCTGCACATTATTTCATCAATAATCCCGAGAAATTCTTTTCCACACTTCTGATTGGCAACAACATCGCGAATATCACTTTTGCCTCCATTTCCACCATTTTCTTAGCAGAACGGTTTGGTTTCAATGAATTTGAGATTCTGATAATTTCCACCATGGTTATCTTGTTTTTTGGTGAACTGATCCCAAAATACATCGGCAGGGAACTCAGCACGACCATGTTAATTGTTTTCTCTATTCCGATGCGTGGTCTTTACATAGTGTTCTATCCTCTTGTCAAGCTTGCAAGTTATTTCACCCTCTTAATAAGTCGAAAAAAATCAACCTCCGATTCACTTCTTGATCTGGTTCGTCGTGAAGACCTCCAGTTGCTGATAGAGGAAGGAGAGAATGCCGGAAATGTGAACAAGAAGGAAGGGAAGGCAATCAGGAAACTGATCGAGATGCAGGATCAGCGGGTTAATGAGGCAATGAGACCCAGGACCGAAATTGTGGGTGTGGAAATAAACAGCAGTCTTGAAGAGGTTATTGAAACATTTATCGAATCGGGTTACTCGAAACTTCCTGTGTACGAAGACAATCTTGACAACATCACGGGATTTGTACTTGCCTACGACCTCTTTAAACAGCCGGCGTATCTGTCTGAAATTGTCCGTCAGATACTGAATGTTCCCGAGACGAAAAAAAGCGTTGATATGCTGAATGATTTTCTTAGGGAAAGAATCTCGATCGCAGTCGTGATAGATGAATTTGGAGGAACCGCCGGAATTGTGACTGCAGAAGACCTGATTGAGGAAGTGTTTGGTGAGATTAAAGATGAATATGATGTTGAAGAGAATGTCTGCCGTCAGACGGGGGATAACGAATACCTGATTGGTGGAGATGTTGAAGTTGACAGCATTAATGAAAAATTTGATCTTGGTATTCCGGATGGAGATTACAATACGATTGGTGGTTTCATAATGGCAGAGACGGGGAATATTCCTGCACAGGGTGAGATAGTTACCGCGGGTATATTCAGGATTCATATTATCCGGTCGTCTGCAAGAAGAATCGAAATGATCAAACTCTCACAGATAGAAGATGTTTGA